In a genomic window of Branchiostoma floridae strain S238N-H82 chromosome 19, Bfl_VNyyK, whole genome shotgun sequence:
- the LOC118406491 gene encoding anoctamin-1-like, with amino-acid sequence MLFPAAILGLVVFIYGIVTMWWENQVSDEICNDYFNLTMCPLCDKFCGYWSLGESCQSAMASHLFDNPATVFFAIFMSLWSTMFLELWKRRRHALQYLWDLQTFRQEEERPRPQFEAQVRHTKRNWITQEDEPWLPFIYRIPRYMLSAVLVLFAIALAVGAVFGVIMYRVSVQASLALNRNELIATNANLVTTATAATINLTIILLLNMIYSHIAEYLTELEQPRTETEFDDSFTFKMFLLQFVNYYSAIFYIAFFKGRLIGRPGKYVYTLGYRQEECSPSGCLVELCMQLGITMAGSQLVANNLREIFLPKILVWLNFRWLIQAMAGKSEEERKKTGLSTMGTGLSPCGHRPQGTVLRPEISKVQDDEVGDGTTSVTVLACELLKEAEKLVAQKIHPQTIVAGYRRATDVARAALQDASIDHGNEPEKFREDLMNIARTTLGSKILTQYKEHFSKLSVDAVLRLKGSTSLDAIKIIKIPGGGLVDSYLDEGFLLQKKPGVNQPKRVENARILIGNTSMDADKIKVFGSRVRVDSVAKVAELELAEKEKMKEKVGRILKHNINVFINRQVD; translated from the exons ATGTTGTTTCCCGCGGCGATCCTCGGCCTGGTGGTGTTCATCTACGGGATCGTCACCATGTGGTGGGAAAACCAAGTCAGCGACGAGATCTGCAACGACTACTTCAACCTGACCATGTGCCCGCTGTGTGACAAGTTCTGTGGTTACTGGAGTCTGGGGGAAAGCTGTCAGTCTGCGATG GCATCTCACCTGTTTGACAACCCGGCGACGGTGTTCTTTGCCATCTTCATGTCGCTGTGGTCGACGATGTTCCTGGAACTGTGGAAGCGGCGCCGCCATGCGCTGCAGTACCTCTGGGACCTGCAGACCTTCCGCCAGGAGGAGGAGAGACCCCGGCCACAGTTCGAGGCTCAA GTCCGACACACCAAGAGGAACTGGATCACCCAAGAGGACGAACCGTGGCTGCCCTTCATCTACCGTATCCCACGCTACATGCTGTCTGCTGTGTTGGTACTATTTGCT ATCGCCCTGGCGGTCGGCGCCGTGTTTGGCGTCATCATGTACCGGGTGTCCGTCCAGGCGTCCCTCGCCCTGAACAGGAACGAGCTCATCGCAACCAATGCCAACCTGGTAACCACGGCAACCGCCGCCACCATCAACCTGACCATCATCCTCCTCCTGAACATGATCTACAGCCACATCGCTGAGTACCTCACGGAACTGGAGCAGCCAAGAACGGAGACGGAGTTCGACGATAGCTTCACTTTCAAGATGTTCCTGTTGCAG TTTGTCAACTACTACTCCGCCATTTTCTACATCGCGTTCTTCAAAGGGCGCCTGATCGGCCGGCCGGGGAAATACGTGTACACACTGGGGTACCGCCAGGAGGAGTGCTCGCCCAGCGGTTGTTTGGTGGAGCTGTGTATGCAGCTTGGCATCACCATGGCAGGCAGTCAGCTCGTCGCAAATAACCTCAGGGAGATATTCCTGCC TAAGATCCTGGTGTGGCTGAATTTCCGCTGGCTGATCCAGGCCATGGCAGGAAAGTCTGAGGAGGAGAGGAAGAAGACCGGCCTGTCCACGATGGGAACTGGACTATCTCCATGTGGACATCGGCCCCAGGGGACTGTTCTTCGA CCAGAAATTTCCAAGGTCCAAGACGATGAGGTAGGCGATGGGACCACGTCTGTTACCGTGCTTGCCTGTGAGTTACTGAAGGAAGCGGAGAAGCTTGTCGCCCAGAAGATCCATCCACAGACCATCGTCGCTGGATATCGCCGAGCTACGGACGTCGCTAGGGCAGCGCTACAAGATGCTTCAATAGACCACGG GAATGAACCAGAGAAGTTCCGTGAGGACTTGATGAACATCGCCCGCACGACCCTCGGGTCTAAGATCCTGACTCAGTACAAGGAGCACTTCTCTAAGTTATCAGTGGATGCTGTACTTAGACTTAAG GGTTCCACATCTCTTGACGCTATAAAGATCATTAAGATCCCCGGTGGTGGACTGGTCGACTCCTACCTGGATGAAG GGTTCCTGTTGCAGAAGAAGCCAGGCGTGAACCAGCCCAAGCGGGTGGAGAATGCCCGCATCCTCATCGGTAACACTTCCATGGATGCTGACAAGATCAAG GTGTTTGGGTCTCGAGTGCGTGTGGACTCGGTGGCTAAGGTTGCAGAACTGGAGCTGGCGGAGAAGGAGAAGATGAAGGAGAAAGTTGGGAGGATCCTCAAGCACAACATCAATGTCTTCATCAACAG ACAAGTGGACTAA
- the LOC118406492 gene encoding centrosomal protein of 290 kDa-like — protein MQLARQDRRTAEDNLAGLQLQHKGLEELIATLKDGKGAQKVAEWHAKMGEIRLQDLKLNRDVTRLKEQVVFLENLVGQHERSISLLEEESVMTARRHEERQIQWEQRETELERLVDRMERQQSMVLDAAVKFEEATGSMPDPTLRAVSAGCKGRANRL, from the exons ATGCAGCTG GCCCGTCAGGACAGACGTACAGCAGAAGACAACCTGGCAGGTCTGCAGCTGCAGCACAAGGGGCTGGAGGAGCTCATCGCCACCCTGAAGGACGGGAAGGGTGCACAGAAGGTCGCAGAGTGGCACGCTAAGATGGGCGAGATCCGACTACAGGACCTGAAACTCAACAGGGATGTCACAAGGCTGAAGGAACAG GTTGTATTTCTGGAGAACCTGGTAGGGCAGCACGAGCGCAGCATCTCCCTGCTGGAGGAAGAGTCTGTGATGACAGCACGGCGACACGAGGAGCGACAGATCCAGTGGGAACAGCGCGAGACGGAGCTGGAACGGCTGGTGGACAGGATGGAGAGACAGCAGAGCATGGTGCTGGACGCTGCTGTCAAG TTTGAGGAGGCGACCGGCTCCATGCCTGACCCAACACTGCGAG CTGTAAGTGCCGGATGCAAAGGCAGAGCTAACCGACTGTAG